The following proteins are co-located in the Telopea speciosissima isolate NSW1024214 ecotype Mountain lineage chromosome 9, Tspe_v1, whole genome shotgun sequence genome:
- the LOC122638972 gene encoding uncharacterized mitochondrial protein AtMg00810-like, which produces MSTLQTVHDENNLIDFVQGLNDTYTVDRSQLLLMEPLRTINKAYSLLLQEECQRSIIDARSIVPDFAAMAATHLPTDTTRSTPSSKPFYHCNHCGKDGHSESRCFKKMEDSGYTGVCPACTPMEQNLNLTINTGALLSDPSSYRRLVGRLIYLTVTRSDIVQAVNLSQFMHQPRQPHLDATHRLLRYLKSIPGQGLYFSADFDLQPQAYCDSNWASCPMTCCSTTSYCVLLGSNLVSWKTKKQHTISRSSVDAEYRAMANATCELTFTSLFCDIGLVCTLPISLYCDNQAAHIVANPHSVERIAAADESPLDLVR; this is translated from the exons ATGTCTACTTTGCAGACCGTTCATGATGAAAACAATCTCATAGATTTTGTACAAGGCTTGAACGATACCTATACTGTTGATCGCAGTCAGCTTTTGCTCATGGAACCATTACGTACCATTAACAAAGCTTACTCTTTGCTTCTTCAAGAGGAATGCCAGCGTTCTATTATTGATGCCCGCTCGATTGTCCCTGATTTTGCTGCTATGGCTGCTACTCATCTACCAACAGATACCACTCGTTCCACTCCATCCTCCAAACCATTTTACCACTGTAACCATTGTGGCAAAGATGGACATTCGGAGTCTCGTTGTTTTAAGAAGATGG AGGACAGTGGTTATACTGGGGTTTGCCCAGCTTGCACCCCTATGGAACAGAATCTGAACCTCACTATCAATACGGGTGCCCTGTTATCCGATCCTTCATCCTATCGCCGCTTAGTGGGTCGGTTGATTTATCTCACTGTTACCCGCTCTGATATTGTCCAGGCAGTGAACCTTAGCCAATTCATGCACCAACCCCGCCAACCTCATCTGGATGCTACTCACCGGTTACTTCGTTACCTGAAGTCTATTCCTGGACAGGGTCTTTACTTTTCAGCTGATTTCGATCTACAGCCCCAGGCTTACTGTGATTCAAATTGGGCCAGTTGTCCGATGACATGTTGCTCCACCACCAGTTACTGTGTACTTCTGGGGTCTAACTTAGTCTCTTGGAAGACTAAGAAACAACACACTATCTCCCGCTCCTCGGTGGATGCAGAGTACCGTGCCATGGCCAATGCCACTTGTGAACTCACATTCACTTCATTATTTTGTGACATTGGCCTTGTCTGCACTCTCCCTATCTCCCTTTATTGTGACAACCAAGCAGCCCACATCGTCGCCAATCCTCATTCAGTGGAAA GGATTGCAGCTGCGGATGAGAGCCCACTTGATCTTGTGAGGTAA